GCTGATGGATTAGGAGATGGGTATCGTGGAGATATAGAAAATGGTTTATTCTTTACTGGTGCTAATGGATATAGGATTGATAAGATTCAAAGTGTCCAAGAAATTATAGATGAACTAACCAAATGATTAGAATAATTTTTTGTATCTTTATTTATTGTGCTTTTATTAATGCTAGTGATTTAAAGATAACTTCTATTACACAAACAAATAATGGCGTATCTTTATTTTTTAATAAAGCTATAAAGGCTAGTGCTTTTAAAGCATTTACGCTAAAAAATAATGATGAGATTCGATATGTATATGATATAAGTGCAGACTTATTGGGTAATGCTAGGGTGTTTGAGTTTGAAGGTGATGTTATAGTTAAGATTGCACAAAATGCACCAAACAAGGTAAGGCTTGTGCTAAGCACAAAAAAAGAACTAAGAGCAAAATGGAAATATGCACAAAAAAAGGCAATCTTAGAAATACCAAATGCAAAAAGTGTAAATAAAGTTTCAATCGCTTCATTGTTTGACACTCACAAAAAAGAAAATAAAAGCACAACGAATACAAAAGCAGAATCTACAAAGCAAAAAATAATCGTAATAGATCCTGGTCATGGTGGCAAGGATTGTGGTGCTGTTGGGATTGATAAAGTATGCGAAAAAACAATTGTATTAAATATAGGAAAGTATCTAAGCGAAGAGCTAAAAAAGCGTGGATATAAAGTATATATGACTAGAAGCAAAGATGTGTTTATAAGCCTAAGAGATAGAACTAAATTTGCAAACAATAAAAATGCTGATTTGTTTATATCAATACACGCAAATGCGGTTTCTGAAAACAAAACAAAGCTTCAAGGAATTGAGAGTTATTTCTTGTCTACTGCTAGGAGTGAGAGAGCTAAGAAGGTTGCTGCATTAGAAAATAAAGACGATACTGAAGTTATGAATTATTTCTCTAAACAATCATTCTTAAATACTCTAAACACACAAAGAATCGTAGCTTCAAATAGGCTTGCCATTGATATTCAATATGGTATGTTGCAGTCTGTAAAGAAAAACTATAGCGTAGTAGATGGCGGTGTTAGGGAGGGACCATTTTGGGTGCTAGTTGGTGCTATTATGCCATCTGTATTAATTGAGAGTGGATATCTAACTCACCCAACAGAGGGTAAGAGATTGACTAAATCATCATTTCAAAAGGCATTAAGCATTGGTATTGCTAATGGTGTTGATGGATATTTCTTAAAAAATCCATAGGATAAGATATGAAAAAACTAACATTCCCTCAATTATTGTTTTCATCTATATTTTTTGTAATAGCAATTTTTAATATATTGTTATTGCTATTATCAGGTAGTGTTAGTGAATTATCACAGATGTTTAGACTTATGACAGAGCCACATGGAGTTTATTTTTTTATAGAAATTACTTTTTTAGTATGTGGATTTATATTTAGTATCTTTAGTATGTTTAGGGTTTATAATCTTCCTAAATTATACATGTTGTTTATATTTTATATGGCTTGTTTATTTTTGTATCTTTTGTATTATGAGATTTTTGTAGTTGTTAGGAGTGATTTGGATTTATTTTCTTTAGAAGATACTTTAGCATTTAATAGAGATACTATGTTTGTCAAACCATATAGACAAATGTTTGTTGATTATATTATGTATATATTTTTTGTTATTTTGCCTAGCATTATTTATATTTTTTCTCTAAACTTTAGCAAACAAACAAAAATAGGCAGAATCTTACATCTAACAAAACCAAATTTAAATGTTGTAATAAGCACACTTTTTGCATTTTCTATTGCACCATTTTTTAGTGGTGATATATTTGGATATATTGATATGGTAATGTTGGTATTTGGTGTGTGTTTGGTGATATTTATATGGGTGAAGAAAAAGTTAATTTTAGATTCATATGAATATTTTAATTTATTTTTACTACTTATTATTTCTTGTGTTATGATTGTTTGTTCGCATAAGTTTGTGGATATTGAATCTTATTTTGAGATTCGCAAGTCCATTTATGCATTTGTATTATTTGGGTGGTGCAATATGTGGATGGTAAAGTTAAAGGCAAAATCGCTACAAAAGGATATAAAATGAAAAAACCATATCTAAAACAATTCCCAGATGAGAGTGGATTTTTTGGTAAGTTTGGCGGTAGCTTTGTTCCAGAGGAAGTAAAAAAAGCTATGCAAGAGATAAATGAGGCTTATGATTTAATAGCACAAAATTCTGATTTTATAGCAGAGTTACGCAAGATAAGAAAGCACTTTCAAGGTCGTCCAACTCCGATATATTTCGCACATAATCTAACAAAAAAATATGGTGGCGCTGGAATCTACTTTAAAAGAGAGGATTTAAATCATACAGGTGCTCATAAGCTAAATCACTGCATGGGCGAGGGATTACTAGCTAAGTTTATGGGCAAAAAGAAGCTAATAGCAGAAACTGGAGCAGGACAACATGGGGTTGCACTTGCTACTGCTGCGGCGTATTTTGGGCTTGAATGTGAAATACACATGGGTGAGATAGATATACAAAAAGAATATCCAAATGTAGTTAGAATGAAAATTCTAGGAGCTAAGGTTGTTCCAGTTAGCTTTGGTGCAAAGACATTAAAAGAGGCTGTGGATTCTGCATTTGAATCTTATATGAGCGATTTGGAAAATTCTATGTATGCAATAGGTTCTGTTGTAGGACCACATCCATTTCCAAGGATGGTTAGAGATTTTCAAGCTATTGTAGGTATCGAATCTAAAGAGCAGTTTTTAGAGATGACTGGGGAGTTGCCTGATATTGTTACTGCTTGTGTTGGTGGTGGAAGTAATGCACTTGGTATTTTTAGTGGATTTATAGATGATAGTGTTGAGCTAGTTGGGGTTGAGCCTCTTGGTCGGGGTAGTGAATATGGCAATCATGCTTCATCTCTTAGCTATGGAGAAGAGGGAATTATGCATGGGTTTAACTCTATTATGCTAAAAGATTCATCTGGCAATCCAGCTTCTGTATATAGTGTAGCAAGTGGTTTAGATTATCCAAGTGTTGGACCAGAACATGCATATTTGCATAGTATAGGTAGGACTAAGGTAGAGTGTATAAGTGATAATGAGGCTATCTCTGCGTTTTTTGAACTTAGCAAAGAAGAGGGGATAATACCAGCTATTGAATCAAGTCATGCAGTAGCATATGCACTAAAAATAGCAAAAGACTTGAAAGGCAAGAAGATTCTAGTAAATCTAAGTGGTAGGGGAGATAAGGATATAGATTTTATTGTAAATACCTATGGCTATTCTTTGTGAGCCATTTTTACTGCCATTTTTACTGCGTTGATATAGCTTTTTATATGTGCTTTATTTTTATAAGCTATATCAAATGCACAGCCATGATCTACTGAAGTGCGTATTATGGGTATATTTAGCGTTATATTTATACTTTCTTTAAAATATAGGGTTTTTAGCGGTATTAATCCTTGGTCATGATACATTGCTACATAGTATTTTAAATGTTTCCCGTTAAATGCTACATCAGGCACAAGTGGTCCTTGAAATACTTCTTTGTTTAGCTTGGTATTTGCTATTTTGATTGCTTTTATTATTTCTTTTTCTTCATTTCCTAGCACACCAAAATCACCAGCATGAGGGTTTAGCCCCAATACACCACATTTTTTATCCACAAAAGATGAAATATTTATTAAAAACTTACTTAGAGATTCAGAATTTATCGTGTTTGGAACATCTCTTAGAGGTATATGGTCGCTAAATAGGGCTACAAACATTCTAGGAGATCCTAGAATCATTATTGCCTCACTTTTAAAATAATCCCTTAAGGCATCTGTATGACCTTTGTATTTTATATTTGCTAATTCCCATGCTTTTTTGTGTATCGGCATTGTTATGATTGCTTTTACTTTTTTTGTCTTTGCTAATGCAACTGATTTTTTAAAGCTTTTATATGAATATAACCCACTATCTTTATCTATTGTAGAGGGAGATATTGTTGGGATATTTTTATCTATCTTTTGGCATTTTATATCTTTTGGCATTTTATATCTTATGAGTTTTGCAGCCTTTTTTAGAATCTCTTTATCGACACAATAAATTGGTGTGCATAGTTTGCTTATTTTTTTATGTGCTTTTAGGATTATTTCTGGTCCAATTCCATTTATATCGCCTATACTAATTGCTATTTTCAATAACACATTCCTTTACTCTCAAGTATATACTGCACTTGTGGGTTTGGAGATGGTATTACTGCTTTAAACTCTGTTGTTTGATTTTTCTCTAGTGGTGTTTTTAGGTGTTCATAGTGTATATAAGTTGGGAGTAATCTATACTTTATGTATCTGTATTTTTTTGTATTACTTGGTATGAAGTTTGTTGAAATCAAGCAACCTTTAAAATCAACATGGCTGATATTTGTGATGTTGCCTTCTACATAGTAGAATGAATCATATTGTAATTTTTCGTTTTTGCTTAAATTAAAGTCTATTTTTTTTATGTAGTTTTCCATTATATATTGATATGCAATTGGTGCAGAAAAGAACAAAACAACACTAATAAGGAGTAAAAAAAACGCAATAACCCTACTTAATCTAAAGACAACGCTAAGCAAGAAAAAAATCAAAATCACAAGAAAAATGCTAATTAATATCAAATAATCTGGTAGTGAGAAAAATTGCAACAATGTTGTTATTTTTGCAAAATATGCTTTTATTATAGAAGCATCCATGTTGTATCCTATTTTTTTCTAGAGTTTTTTTCGTCTATACCACTTGTGCCAACTCTTCTTAGTAGCTCTGTCCTTACTTCATCTAATGTTATATTGCTAAAACTTAATCCAACTAGAGCGTGATAGAACAAATCTGCTGCTTCATATATTATTTCTTTTTTGTCTTTATCTTTGATTGCAAAGGCTAGTTCTGAAGATTCTTCTACTATTTTTTTGCCTATTTGATTTTCGCCTTTAGCAAATAGTGATGCTGTATATGACTTTTCTGTGCTGTCAAACTTTTTATCTTGTATTGTATTAAATAGATTATCAAATATATCATAGATTTGTGTTGTATCTATGGAGTTAGATTGTGTTTTTACAATGCTATTTTGGTCTATTTTGTTAAAAAAACATGTAAGATTTCCGGTGTGGCATGCTATGCCATTTTGTTCTACTTTTAATAATAGACAATCATAATCGCAATCAAGCATTAATTCTACTATCTTTTGTGAATGTCCGCTACTTTCGCCCTTTTTCCATATTCTTTGTTTGTTTCTAGAAAAATAGTGTGCATATCCTGTTTGTATGGTTAGCTGTAGAGATTCTTTGTTCATAAAAGCACACATAAGAACTTCATTTGTTTTGCTATCTTGTGCTATTGCTGGGATTAGCCCATTTAGCTTATCCCATTGTATGCTACTTAGAATATCCATTTATTGACCTATTGAAGATGCCCTTTGATTATCTTTTGAATCTAGCCATATATTTGGAGTTGCTCCACCCGGTGTTAAGAAAATTTTAGCATCTTTGTTTGTTTTTAATGCTTCGTTAAATTGTCCTTGAACTTCAATTTGGCGAAGTTGCAATAGTGGGCTATTTAAGCTTTGACTTATTAGCTTGTTTGCTTTTGCTTGTGCGTCTGCTTCAATTATTGTTGCATCAGCTACACCCTTTGCAAGTGCTGCTTTTTTCTCTGCTTCCTGTTTTGCTCTTTCTACTTCATATCTGGCTCTCTCTGCTTCTTGTCTTGCTACTTGCACTCTTTCTATTTGTTCTTTTATTGCAACTGGTAAGACTATCTCTGTTAATTGTATTGATACAAGCTCAACAGGTCTATTTTCTAAGCTATTAATATTTTCTCTAAATTTTTGGTCAATTAGTGTTGCAATTTCATTTCTCTTTACAGGTAATTCTTCAGCTGGGAAGCTACCAACAACATTTCTTACTATTTCTCTAATTACTGGAGTTATTATTCTTTCTTCCCAGTTTTGTCCCCAAGTTGCTATTGTTTGTGGCACACTTAGTGGATCTAGTCTATATTGCACTGCTAATTCTACAAATACTGATAATCCCCTTGAATCTAGCACACTAATGGCTTGATTTTTCACACTACCTTCATCTCTAGAGCGGATATTTCCCTCTACGCTTGTAAATTCAGCGATTCTAACCTTTGTATTTACAGGGATTATTTTTTGAATCCCGGGGATAAAGAAGTGGATTCCCGGTTGTAGCGGAGTTTGGCTAAATTCACCAGTTGTGATTTTTACACCAACTTCACCACTATTTATTATTGTAAATGGTTTTAGTAAAAAAATAATTGCTATTAAAGCAACAATTAAGTAGATTACACCCATTTTCTTGCCGCTAGGCATATTAAAAGCTGGCATTTTTGGTTGGAATCCACCACCTCTATTACCTCCGCCAAATCCACCATTACCACGCTTATCATTATTTGTGTTGGCATTTTCTTCCGTGTTGTTTTGTCTGTTGTTTCTGTTTTTGTTCTTTAAATGTTCATTTAAGTCAATAGGCATAAAACCCCTTTTAGTTGATATAAGTTAGCCAATGGCTATATTTTGTATTTCTTCCATATACTACATCAAAGTACGCTTCTTGTAGTTTTGAAGTTATCTCTCCTCTTTTGCCATTTCCTATGATTCTATAGTCTAGCTCTTTTATTGGAGTGATTTCTGCTGCTGTGCCTGTAAAGAATGCTTCATCTGAAATATATACTTCATCTCTTGTAATATTTCGTCTAAGCACTTCTATACCCAAGTCTTTAGCAATTTGTATAACTGAATCTTGTGTGATAGATTCTAAAGATGAATCATTTGGAGGAGTGATTAACTTCCCATTTCTAACTATAAAAAAGCACTCTCCGCTTCCTTCTGCTACAACACCATTTTCATCAAGCAATAATGCTTCTTCAAAACCGCATTGAGTTGCTTCGTATTTTGCCATTTGAGAGTTTAGATAGTTTCCAACTGCTTTTGCTTTGCCAAATAGTGCTTTTGATGAGTTTCTAGTAAATGAAGAAGTTTTCACTCTAATTCCATTTTCTAATCCATCTTCTCCTAGATATGCACCCCACTGCCACGCTGCTATTGCTACATTTGTTGGAGAATTTCTATGATATACACCCATAGAGCCATATCCTAGATATATCAATGGGCGTATGTAAGCATTGCTGGTGAAGTTGTTTTCTTTTATTAATTCTATTTGTGCATTTTGTAATTCTTGTTGATTATAAGGTGAGTTTATAGCAACTATTTTTGCAGAATCAAGTAGTCTTTTTGTGTGAGATTCAAGTCTAAAGATAGCCATTCCCTTATCGGTTTTATAGGCTCTTGTGCCTTCAAATACGCCATTTCCATAATGTAGTGTGTGAGTTAAGATATGCACCTTAGCATCAGCCCAAGGCACTAGCTTACCATCCATCCATATTAATTTTGCTTCTACCATTACATAAACCTTAAAAATTTAGTGCAAAAATATATCAAAAAAATACTTAAAACAGAAAATTTATCGGTTCATCATCTATAAAGCTATATCCAAGTAGTTCTATTTTTTGTGCATGTAGCATGATTCTGCTTCCTTCTTGTCCGCCATAGAATGTATCGCCAATTATTGGGTGTTTTATGTGTGATAAATGAACTCTTATTTGATGTGTTCTACCTGTTGTTATTGTTACTTCTAGTTTTGTTTTTTTGCCTTGTATTTCTAATGGCTTAATGTGAGTATGTGCGTTAATTCCGCTTTTTGACACTGATACTTTTGCGAATCTATCTTTTTTAATTAATAATGGGAAGTTTAAGTCTTGTTCTTCATCTACTATTCCGCTTACTATTGCTAGATATTTTTTTGTTACTTTTTGTGCTTTAAATTCTTCTTTGGCTTTTTGGTGAAACTTACTATTTTCTTTAACCAAAAGCAAAATTCCGCTTGTCTCTTTATCAAGTCTATGTAAAAGAGACCATTCTTTATGCTTTTGTGCTATTTCTTCAGAGCTTAAAAAAGGTGGTTTAGATAGTGCTAAGATATTTTCATCTTTAAAGATTACTTTTATTTTTGGCTGTTTTTGTATTTTGAATTTCGTATTTATCGGTAGTTCGGCTCTTGCTATTTTAAGCCTTTTATTATTTATGCTAACTAGTCCTTTATCTATTAGGTTCTTTGCTTCATTGTTTGATATTTTTTCTTGTAATGCTAGTAGTTTATAGGCTTTTTGTAGATTTTTTGTATTTTCAATCATTATTGTCCTTGTATTTTTTGGGCTATTTTGTCTAGTTTAATTTTGTTTATTGTTTTAGAATCTTCTAATAAATTTCTATATTTTAACACTACGCTTAGGTCTTTTATATCACATATTACATAGTTTTGTAATAATGAAAATAGTGCTGTTTGGTTGAAAATATATGCTCCTGTTATTAGTTTGTTGTTAAAAAATGATGGTTCTATTGGGTTATGTCCTCCAACTTTATCAACAAAGCTACCACCTAGTATGACTAATGATGAAATAGCATATAGGTTATTTAATTCACCTAGGCAATCAATCAAGCCAAATTGTGCTTGTATCGTTTTTTGGATTCCTTCTTTTGATGCTATTTTTAATTCTAGGTTTTTTGCTTTTAGTATATTTTCTAAGGTTAGTTGAACTTTTGAAAACCTCTCTGGGTGTCGTGGGACAAATAGGATTCTAGGGCTAGAGTCTGATATTTCTAATATTTTTAGTATTTCTTGTAGGATTATTTCTTCTTCTAAGATTCCTTGTTTTTCGTGTGTGCTAGCTACTATCCATAACTCTTGTTTTGGTTTTTTGTAATCTTTAGTAATCTGTGGTTTTTGACTTGCTTTTATATTTCCACATATTTCGATATTTCTAGCACCAATGCTTTGTAATCTTTGTTTGTCTATATTTTGTTGTGCTAATACCAAATCTACATAGCTAAATAAAACTTTATAAAGAAATGAGAATTTTAAATATTTATCATAAGAGTTTGTTGAGATTCTAGCATTAAGGAGGATTGTTGTTGCTTGTTTTTGCTTGGCACATACAAGTGGCATGAGCCATAGTTCTGCTTCAAAGAGTGTTAGTGTTTTTATCTTTAAGTTTTTTGTAAATAATGGAATAAAAGATTCAAATGGAAGATAATAAACTTGTGCATTTTGAAAGATTTTATTTGCTTCGTTGTAGCCTGTTTGTGTTGTTGTGGTGATAATTATAGATTCATTATTGTTTAGATTTATTTTTTCTATTAGTGGTTTTATAGCTCTAATTTCACCAAATGAACAAGCATGAATCCAAATGATTTCATTTTGTGTTTTTGGGAAGCTTGGTAAAAGGAAGCGTTTTTTAAGGGATTGTCTATATTTTTGCTTGAAACTTAATAAAAATAGGAGCGGTAGTGCTATTATATTTAGCGCCACCATAATTACATAATAGAAGGCTACAAATAATCTCAAGCCTCTTTAGTCTCCTCGTTGTATAGGATTCTGCCACAATGTGGGCAAGTGATAATATCATCAGAGCGTATTACATCAGAATATGTCTTGTCATTAATTCTCATAAAGCAACCACCACATGCTTGTCTAGTTATTGATACTACGCCAGTGTTTTTAGCCCATTTTCTTATTTTTTCATAGAATGAAATTATTTTTTGGTCCATTTTGGCTACTAATTCTTCTTTTTGCTTGAAGATTTTTTCTTGCTCACCTTTTATTTCTTTTACTTCTTTTTCTACTTTTTGTTCGACTTCTTTTGCGTTTTTGTTTAGTTCGCTTATTTTATTTTTTAGTTCTTTTATATTGTCATTTTTTGAAGATATAAGTGTATTTAGTCTTGCTATTTCTTCATTTGCAAATGTGATTTGTTCTTTTGCTAATTCTTCTTCTAGGCTAAGAGCTTTGCTTTCTTTTTCTGTTTTTATTAGTTTAGTTTTCTTTGCTATGTCTTCTAGTTTGTTTGATAGCTCACTTAGGTGGTTTTCGTTTTTTTGTATTGCCAAAGATAGGTCTTTATTTGTTGCTTCTAGTTCATCTAGTTCTCTTTTTAGCACTTTTTCTTCATCTAGTATTACATCTAATTCTTTGTTTGCTTCTTTGATTCTAGGTTCAAAAGAATCGATTTCTTTATCTAGGTTTGATATATCAATTAGCTGTATTAGGTGTTTGTTCATGTTTGCTCCAAGATTTTATAGAAAATAAAAAGGATTTTTTGAATCAAAGATTATAGCTTTATAACCATAATTTGTCAAAATATCAGCTAGAATCTCCCCAAAATAGCACTCTAGCTCATAATGACCACAATCAATTAGATTTATATTTCTCTCCATAGCTTCCATTGCTTCATGATACTTTATATCGCCTGTAATTAGGCAATCTACATTGCTTAGGCTTCTTACAAAACTAGCTCCACTACCAGTAACAAGTGCAATGTTTTTGCAATTTTGACTACTTTTTGTTATTTTTAGAGTTTGTATTTTTAGGGATTCTTTAAGCTTATAACATAATGAATCTAAATTGCTATCCCATGAAAAATACACAACAAAACCATCTTGATTAAAAGAATCTATTTTTAGCAGTTTTCTAACTACATATTTTCCAAAATGTGTTTTATCAAAGTTTGTGTGCATTGCTATTAGTTTTATATTTTTTTGTATGGCAATTTTTAATAATGATGAAGGATAGGATTCAAAGTCTATTTGTTTTAACGGGTAGAAGATAAGTGGGTGATGTGTTATAAGCACAGAATCTTTAGGAATGCTCTCTAAAATGTTTCTATCTACCTCTAATGATAGATAAATATTGCTAAATTCATCATTTCTGCTACCAAGTATAAGCCCAGAGTTATCCCATGATTCTTGCAAGTCAAATGGGCTTATAGTATTTAGAGTATCTAGTAAATTATTTATTTTTTGCATTTTGTAATCTTAGTTCCCTTTCTTCTTCTTGTTCTTTGTATAGCAATGCACAACTTTTTACTAACTCTCTTATTTTTAGTATGTAATTTTGTCTCTCTAATGCTGATATTGCCTTTCTTGCATCTAGAGTGTTAAAAAGATGAGAAGATAGCATAGCACAATCATATGCAGGTAGTGGAAGTCCTGCTTCAAGTGCTCTTTTGCCCTCATCTTGCATTTTGTGAAAAAACTCAAAAAGCATTGTAGTATCTGCTACTTCAAAGTTATATTTTGAAAATTCATACTCTCCTTGTAAATGCACATCAGCGTATTTGTAGTTTTCATTCCAAGCAATATCTAATATATTATCTACTCCTTGAAGATACATGGCTAATCTTTCTGTTCCATATGTTATCTCAACTGCCACAGGAGAGCAAGCAACCCCGCCTACTTGTTGAAAATAAGTAAATTGAGTAACCTCCATGCCATCTAGCCATACTTCCCAGCCAAGCCCCCATGCACCAAGCGTTGGAGATTCCCAGTTATCTTCTACGAATCTTACATCATGGTTTTTTAGGCCTAATCCTAGGTATTCTAGGCTTTTTAGGTATAGTTCTTGTATATTGCTAGGATTAGGCTTTATTAGCACTTGGAATTGATAATAGCTACCAAGTCTGTTTGGGTTTTCACCATAGCGTCCATCTGTCGGTCTTCTTGAGGGGGCTACATATGCTACGCTCCATGGTTTGCTATCTAGGCTTCTAAGCAGTGTTGCAGGGTGAAATGTCCCAGCCCCAGCAGGTATATCATAAGGCTGTATAATAAGGCAACCTTCTTTTTTCCAAAATTCTTGTAGTTTTAATAAAAGGTCAGAAAAATAAAGCATCTTAGCTCCTTATCCAAGATAAAATTTCATTCATAACTTCATTTGAATTTAGTGTTTTATTATTTACTTCTTCTTTTTGGAATAGCTCTACAATCTGTTTTGGGACATTTATGTTATAAGTTTTTGATATTTTTTCTAAAGATTCTTTATCATGTGTTGAATCTATATGTAATGCCTTTGCTAGTGTTGGGGCAAATTTCGTCCATTCTGCTGTTGAGCATAGTATGGTTGGGATTACATTTGAATCTTGTTGTATTTTTTCATATGCTTTTATGCCACATGCTGTGTGTGGGTCTATTATAATTCCATTATCTGCGTATTTTTTGATTGTCTTAAGACAGAATTCATCATCACAAAAAGTTGCTTGAAAATACTTTTGAATCATCTTTAACTCATCGCTATTTACTTGATACTTCTTATTTGTTTCTAGCTCTTGCATTAGCTCTTTTGTTCTTGTATCGCCAAATAGTGCAAATAGCATTCTCTCAACATTTGAGCTTTTTAATATATCCATAGCCGGAGAGAATGTTTTTTGTAGGCTTTTGTTGCTTATGTCGTAGATTCCTGTGTTTATGAATTCTGTTAGTATGTTGTTTTTATTTGATGCAATGTATATTGTATGTATAGGGAATCCCATAAGCTTTGCATAAAATGCTCCAAGTGCATTACCAAAATTACCACTAGGGACTATTATGTTTATTTGTTTATTGTATTTTTTATACATTTCTAAAGAAGAATAAGCATGATATATTATTTGAAATGCGATTCTGCCAAAATTAACAGAATTAGCAGCACTTAAAGATATGCTATTTGCTTTTAATTCATTTTGAAAGTTAGAATCTTTTAATAGTGATTTTAAGAGACTTTGTGCATCATCGAAATTACCATTAATTCCTATGGTCTTTATATTTTTTGCAGCTATTGTTGTCATTTGTAATCTTTGCACATCGCTTGTGCCATTTTTGGGGTAAATACATACTACTTGTATATTTGACTTATTGGCAAATCCACTTAAAGTAGCAGGACCAGTATCGCCGCTTGTTGCGACTAATATTAGGTATTTTTGGTTTGTGTTTTTTATAAAGCTACTAAACATTGTTGAAAATGGTTGCAATGCCATATCTTTAAATGCTCTAGTAGGTCCGCAGTATAATTTTTGTATATAAAAATTATTCTCTATTTTTTTAATGGGTGCTGGTATTTTTGTATCAAAACTATCGTATGTTAATAAAGATTCTTCTAAGATACTAGAATCTATATCTAAGCCTAGTTTGTCAAATATGCTCTTGCATAATTCTTTGTAATCCAAGTTGCTTAGTTTTGCGATGTCATCTTGTGTTAGCTTTGGTATGTGTGATAGTGTGTATAATCCACCATAAGGTGCATTTGGGTTTAAGATAGCATCTTTAAATGAAATTAAATCAATACCAGAATCTCTTGTAGAAGTAAATACCACGCAAATCCTTTGTGTTTAGATTTGCGTATTTTATCCTAAATAATCTTTAAAAAGGCCATACAGATTCGACAAGTTTCGTTCCCCAGCCTTTTTCTGTGCTTCTTTTTAACTCACCTT
The Helicobacter ibis DNA segment above includes these coding regions:
- a CDS encoding zinc ribbon domain-containing protein, whose product is MNKHLIQLIDISNLDKEIDSFEPRIKEANKELDVILDEEKVLKRELDELEATNKDLSLAIQKNENHLSELSNKLEDIAKKTKLIKTEKESKALSLEEELAKEQITFANEEIARLNTLISSKNDNIKELKNKISELNKNAKEVEQKVEKEVKEIKGEQEKIFKQKEELVAKMDQKIISFYEKIRKWAKNTGVVSITRQACGGCFMRINDKTYSDVIRSDDIITCPHCGRILYNEETKEA
- a CDS encoding pseudouridine synthase family protein, whose protein sequence is MIENTKNLQKAYKLLALQEKISNNEAKNLIDKGLVSINNKRLKIARAELPINTKFKIQKQPKIKVIFKDENILALSKPPFLSSEEIAQKHKEWSLLHRLDKETSGILLLVKENSKFHQKAKEEFKAQKVTKKYLAIVSGIVDEEQDLNFPLLIKKDRFAKVSVSKSGINAHTHIKPLEIQGKKTKLEVTITTGRTHQIRVHLSHIKHPIIGDTFYGGQEGSRIMLHAQKIELLGYSFIDDEPINFLF
- the thrC gene encoding threonine synthase, translating into MVFTSTRDSGIDLISFKDAILNPNAPYGGLYTLSHIPKLTQDDIAKLSNLDYKELCKSIFDKLGLDIDSSILEESLLTYDSFDTKIPAPIKKIENNFYIQKLYCGPTRAFKDMALQPFSTMFSSFIKNTNQKYLILVATSGDTGPATLSGFANKSNIQVVCIYPKNGTSDVQRLQMTTIAAKNIKTIGINGNFDDAQSLLKSLLKDSNFQNELKANSISLSAANSVNFGRIAFQIIYHAYSSLEMYKKYNKQINIIVPSGNFGNALGAFYAKLMGFPIHTIYIASNKNNILTEFINTGIYDISNKSLQKTFSPAMDILKSSNVERMLFALFGDTRTKELMQELETNKKYQVNSDELKMIQKYFQATFCDDEFCLKTIKKYADNGIIIDPHTACGIKAYEKIQQDSNVIPTILCSTAEWTKFAPTLAKALHIDSTHDKESLEKISKTYNINVPKQIVELFQKEEVNNKTLNSNEVMNEILSWIRS
- the waaA gene encoding lipid IV(A) 3-deoxy-D-manno-octulosonic acid transferase, whose product is MRLFVAFYYVIMVALNIIALPLLFLLSFKQKYRQSLKKRFLLPSFPKTQNEIIWIHACSFGEIRAIKPLIEKINLNNNESIIITTTTQTGYNEANKIFQNAQVYYLPFESFIPLFTKNLKIKTLTLFEAELWLMPLVCAKQKQATTILLNARISTNSYDKYLKFSFLYKVLFSYVDLVLAQQNIDKQRLQSIGARNIEICGNIKASQKPQITKDYKKPKQELWIVASTHEKQGILEEEIILQEILKILEISDSSPRILFVPRHPERFSKVQLTLENILKAKNLELKIASKEGIQKTIQAQFGLIDCLGELNNLYAISSLVILGGSFVDKVGGHNPIEPSFFNNKLITGAYIFNQTALFSLLQNYVICDIKDLSVVLKYRNLLEDSKTINKIKLDKIAQKIQGQ
- the glyQ gene encoding glycine--tRNA ligase subunit alpha, giving the protein MLYFSDLLLKLQEFWKKEGCLIIQPYDIPAGAGTFHPATLLRSLDSKPWSVAYVAPSRRPTDGRYGENPNRLGSYYQFQVLIKPNPSNIQELYLKSLEYLGLGLKNHDVRFVEDNWESPTLGAWGLGWEVWLDGMEVTQFTYFQQVGGVACSPVAVEITYGTERLAMYLQGVDNILDIAWNENYKYADVHLQGEYEFSKYNFEVADTTMLFEFFHKMQDEGKRALEAGLPLPAYDCAMLSSHLFNTLDARKAISALERQNYILKIRELVKSCALLYKEQEEERELRLQNAKNK
- a CDS encoding Nif3-like dinuclear metal center hexameric protein, whose translation is MQKINNLLDTLNTISPFDLQESWDNSGLILGSRNDEFSNIYLSLEVDRNILESIPKDSVLITHHPLIFYPLKQIDFESYPSSLLKIAIQKNIKLIAMHTNFDKTHFGKYVVRKLLKIDSFNQDGFVVYFSWDSNLDSLCYKLKESLKIQTLKITKSSQNCKNIALVTGSGASFVRSLSNVDCLITGDIKYHEAMEAMERNINLIDCGHYELECYFGEILADILTNYGYKAIIFDSKNPFYFL